Proteins from a single region of Nitrososphaerota archaeon:
- a CDS encoding MFS transporter, with translation MTDSPQAPTSAESPHRRRALLVLSLYQMLSNNRSSLFTVYFVLYVVQRDGVSVAAGLAAFSAAYVASSLAGPFAGRLSDRLGRRRLVLILSEVSSLPFFVLIPFVGGFLGVSLFFLAGETLLSLGGAALQAYVADVTSNRERGRGYGFISAVGALGSVAGVLSAGLVAEWFGLDSIFYLVGFFIVADLTLLVFALPESRVLAAAKRRPLGEMKGVVVFALATSIRTLGTGAVTAFIGTYAYFLGADPLEVSLVAVAGMATTVLLGTRLGGKVDSIGEIRGYLYGTLAVGASLALFIVAGTWSELLPGRVIYAAGFGLLSPAMLSWVSKSAPPGRTAEYLGVFSLVNSTLWSLGPIPGAVVVRYFGSLGLFVFAIGATLASVVVVYALYPTKKSQAGLGAPVGASPVDAG, from the coding sequence TTGACGGACTCCCCGCAGGCGCCCACCTCAGCGGAATCTCCTCACCGTCGGCGGGCCCTCCTCGTCCTCTCCCTGTACCAGATGCTGTCCAACAACAGGTCCAGCCTCTTCACGGTCTACTTCGTCCTCTATGTCGTCCAGAGGGACGGGGTCTCGGTGGCCGCCGGTCTCGCCGCCTTCTCTGCCGCCTACGTAGCTTCCAGCCTGGCTGGCCCTTTCGCCGGTCGGCTCTCCGACAGGCTCGGACGGCGCAGGCTGGTGCTCATCCTGTCGGAGGTCTCCTCTCTCCCCTTCTTCGTCCTGATACCTTTCGTCGGCGGATTCCTCGGCGTAAGTCTCTTTTTCCTCGCGGGAGAGACACTCCTCTCGTTGGGGGGAGCGGCTCTCCAGGCGTACGTGGCTGACGTCACTTCTAACAGAGAACGGGGGAGGGGATACGGTTTCATCAGTGCGGTCGGGGCGCTGGGATCTGTAGCCGGGGTCCTGTCAGCCGGGCTCGTGGCAGAGTGGTTCGGCCTCGACTCGATCTTCTACCTCGTAGGGTTCTTCATCGTCGCCGACCTGACGCTGCTCGTGTTCGCGCTCCCAGAGAGCAGGGTCCTCGCGGCGGCGAAGAGGAGGCCCCTGGGCGAGATGAAAGGGGTCGTGGTCTTCGCGCTGGCTACCTCCATCAGGACCCTGGGGACCGGGGCCGTGACCGCCTTCATAGGGACGTACGCCTACTTCCTCGGAGCCGACCCCCTCGAGGTGAGCCTGGTGGCTGTCGCTGGGATGGCGACCACCGTCCTGCTCGGGACCAGGCTAGGGGGGAAGGTCGACTCCATAGGCGAGATACGGGGATACCTGTACGGGACGTTGGCGGTCGGAGCCTCGCTCGCGCTGTTCATAGTCGCGGGGACCTGGTCGGAGCTCTTGCCTGGCAGGGTGATCTATGCCGCCGGGTTCGGGCTCCTGAGCCCGGCCATGCTCAGCTGGGTCTCAAAGAGCGCGCCCCCTGGGAGGACGGCCGAATACCTCGGGGTCTTCTCCCTGGTCAACTCGACCCTTTGGAGCCTGGGGCCGATCCCCGGTGCTGTGGTGGTGAGATACTTCGGGAGCCTCGGGCTCTTCGTGTTCGCCATCGGCGCTACGCTGGCTTCGGTCGTGGTGGTCTACGCCCTTTACCCCACCAAGAAGTCTCAGGCTGGGCTCGGCGCGCCCGTGGGGGCCTCACCCGTCGATGCGGGGTGA